The following are encoded together in the Proteiniphilum saccharofermentans genome:
- a CDS encoding protein-disulfide reductase DsbD family protein: MKKIATTLFGFLFLFTAFISAQDIITWDFSLEDAGNGEVNIIAKASVQQGWYMYDTKIPDGGPNPTMIEFDKTTGAEAVGEFQSVDKKATVKHDEIFGMEIGTFTGSTTFAQRLKITDKVGFSIEGNVRAQACNDQTCTPPLPVDFSFAASDLPASVTVAGNTSTGESTLLSTPAETEVPADTTEETIAPDTPVSLTSTDREQLWSPVIEELNALGADDHADASLWSIFLKGLLWGFAALITPCVWPMIPITVSFFLNRNKKSRRKAIQDATIYGLSIIIIYVTLGLIITAIFGAAALNNIATSPVFNLIFFALLITFAFSFMGAFEIVLPSSWTNKMDSKVDSTTGIISLFFMAFTLALVSFSCTGPIIGWLLVDAATQGNFLAPALGMFGFAFALAIPFTLFAIFPSWLKTLPKSGSWLNAVKVVLGFIVLAVSLKFLSVADLSGGWGILNRDIFLSLWIVIFALLGLYLLGKIKLHGDSDLSHVPLFRLFLAILSFAFTIYLVPGLWGAPLKPISSIVPPLSTQDFKLAHNPMNQVFDDYETGMAYAAQTGKPVLLEFGGHGCVNCHKMDATVLADDRVRELIDEEFVFIVLMVDERTRLPETIEVDENGRTSKLRTVGDKWSYLQRHKFGTQSQPFYVVLNHQGKPLSPSHAYDESVDNYVEFLQTGLKNFRK, from the coding sequence ATGAAAAAAATAGCAACCACTCTTTTTGGTTTTCTCTTTCTTTTTACAGCTTTTATATCTGCCCAGGATATAATCACCTGGGATTTTTCCCTTGAAGATGCCGGAAACGGGGAGGTCAACATCATTGCCAAGGCCTCTGTCCAGCAGGGATGGTATATGTACGACACGAAGATACCGGATGGCGGCCCCAACCCCACCATGATCGAGTTCGACAAGACAACCGGCGCAGAAGCGGTCGGCGAGTTCCAGTCGGTCGATAAGAAAGCGACAGTGAAGCATGACGAGATTTTCGGAATGGAGATCGGCACCTTTACCGGTTCGACCACCTTTGCCCAGCGGTTGAAAATAACCGACAAGGTCGGTTTTTCCATCGAAGGGAACGTGCGTGCACAGGCATGTAACGACCAGACCTGTACACCTCCTTTACCGGTAGATTTCTCATTCGCTGCATCCGACCTGCCCGCTTCGGTAACAGTAGCCGGAAATACATCCACCGGAGAGAGTACCTTGCTTTCCACTCCTGCGGAAACAGAAGTACCGGCAGATACAACAGAAGAAACAATTGCCCCGGATACCCCGGTCTCTTTAACCAGTACCGACAGGGAACAGCTCTGGTCGCCGGTCATTGAAGAGTTGAACGCACTTGGGGCGGACGATCATGCCGACGCCTCCCTGTGGAGCATCTTCCTGAAAGGTCTTTTGTGGGGCTTTGCCGCCTTGATTACTCCCTGCGTCTGGCCGATGATCCCCATTACGGTCAGTTTCTTCCTGAACAGGAACAAGAAGAGCCGCAGGAAAGCCATACAGGATGCCACGATATACGGTCTCTCCATCATCATCATCTATGTGACGCTGGGGCTGATCATCACCGCTATCTTCGGTGCCGCCGCACTGAATAATATCGCTACGAGCCCGGTATTCAACCTGATCTTCTTCGCCCTGCTCATCACCTTTGCCTTTTCCTTCATGGGAGCTTTCGAGATCGTGCTTCCCTCGTCATGGACCAATAAGATGGACAGTAAGGTGGACAGCACCACGGGGATTATCAGCCTGTTTTTCATGGCATTTACCCTGGCACTGGTTTCCTTCTCCTGCACAGGCCCGATCATTGGATGGTTGTTGGTGGATGCCGCCACACAAGGTAACTTCCTGGCTCCCGCCCTGGGCATGTTCGGCTTCGCCTTTGCCCTGGCTATACCGTTCACACTGTTTGCCATCTTCCCCTCCTGGCTCAAGACATTACCCAAGTCGGGAAGCTGGCTCAACGCTGTGAAGGTGGTGCTCGGATTCATCGTGCTGGCCGTATCCCTGAAATTTTTATCGGTGGCCGACCTCTCCGGCGGATGGGGTATCCTCAACCGTGATATATTCCTCTCGTTGTGGATCGTCATCTTCGCATTGCTGGGACTCTACCTCCTGGGAAAGATCAAACTGCACGGCGACAGTGACCTGTCTCATGTGCCTCTTTTCAGGCTCTTCCTGGCCATACTCTCCTTTGCCTTTACCATCTATCTGGTGCCCGGTTTATGGGGCGCACCGCTGAAACCTATCAGTTCCATCGTGCCGCCATTGTCGACGCAGGATTTTAAGCTGGCGCACAACCCGATGAACCAGGTCTTCGACGATTATGAGACCGGAATGGCCTATGCCGCACAGACGGGCAAGCCGGTACTGCTGGAATTTGGCGGTCACGGCTGCGTGAACTGCCACAAGATGGATGCCACAGTACTGGCTGACGACCGTGTGAGGGAATTGATCGACGAGGAGTTTGTATTTATCGTGCTCATGGTGGACGAACGTACACGGCTGCCCGAAACAATCGAAGTCGATGAAAACGGAAGGACGTCAAAGCTGCGTACAGTAGGCGACAAGTGGAGTTACCTGCAGCGCCACAAGTTCGGCACCCAGTCACAACCCTTTTACGTGGTACTTAATCACCAGGGAAAACCGCTTTCTCCTTCACACGCTTATGACGAGAGTGTGGATAACTATGTGGAATTCCTGCAGACGGGACTAAAAAATTTCAGAAAATAA
- a CDS encoding Fur family transcriptional regulator: MEAHTDAIREKLKNKGLKITPQRISVLEALYALQDHPAAEQIIDFVRKKNPNIATGTVYKTLDTLVKNGVVTKFRTEGEAARYDCILTHHHHLFSSDNDHIEDYENEELDRLLSDFFKAHSIPNFEIKSIKLQIKGRFSSS, from the coding sequence ATGGAAGCCCATACAGACGCGATACGGGAGAAACTGAAAAACAAAGGGTTAAAAATCACCCCACAAAGGATTAGTGTATTAGAGGCTCTTTATGCGTTACAGGATCATCCTGCTGCTGAGCAAATCATCGACTTTGTACGCAAAAAAAATCCCAATATTGCTACCGGCACGGTATACAAAACGCTCGACACACTCGTGAAGAACGGCGTGGTCACAAAGTTCCGTACCGAAGGAGAAGCAGCCCGTTATGATTGTATCCTTACCCATCATCACCATCTGTTCAGTTCGGATAACGACCATATAGAGGATTATGAGAATGAAGAGTTAGACCGGTTGCTGAGCGATTTCTTCAAAGCACACAGCATCCCGAATTTTGAGATAAAATCGATTAAATTACAAATAAAAGGGAGATTTTCATCAAGCTAA
- a CDS encoding LysM peptidoglycan-binding domain-containing protein, with product MHNRFNLSKIFWTVLFLGISLLSLQAQDLKYKTVEVNGQTYYEYNVQSGEGLYAISRTFSVSVADILRHNPGAERGLQNGQKLLIPVAGENKGQVVSPSQSANVPQSSQSPRPFQPFQSLPADQNTTFQHTVVLGETVYGIAKMYHTTVDEIFRLNPGAREGIAEGQVLTIPQRRVISQEKEENYRYHTILPKETLYSVSKTYSLKPEDVMRANPGLSVETFQIGKTIRIPFFESYEVILPYEEQTTNIIHKASRGETLYSIAKRYNVEVQEIQRLNPMLEGGLKSNMELLVPVKRILVEDDSRSNANEANRLLTQQIPSERVNVMKVGLLLPFLDETRGSHLRLQEYYEGFLLAVEKMKSNGANIELYVFEIGKGDDTQKLQSLLGTMEMQSLNLIIGGVSDAQIKMLSDFSRSHNMKYVVPFSQSNGEVLNNGNLFQVNPVQHMTYIKTASVFLQTFRNANIIFVQGGANDKNEFISLLQNDLRRNNVRYETLNATTTLSSTILALMSRSKENVIVPASGDSGLLRQITDELRKVQESDSGFAIRLFGYPDWQAYSNVKEDYSLFNTYIFAPFFANEQSRDVEAFKSNFRKWYGRDLLETFPSYGMWGYDTALFFLTALQRYGNNFEQNIERVNVNSLQFPFHFERPNNWGGFINSGLYFINYSTDGRIIKTDKSQ from the coding sequence ATGCATAACAGGTTTAATCTGAGTAAAATATTCTGGACCGTACTTTTCTTAGGTATATCACTCCTTTCACTTCAAGCGCAGGATCTGAAGTATAAAACAGTGGAGGTGAATGGACAAACTTATTATGAATATAACGTTCAATCGGGAGAAGGTCTCTATGCTATCTCGCGGACTTTTTCGGTGTCGGTAGCCGATATTCTTCGTCATAATCCCGGAGCGGAAAGAGGTCTGCAGAACGGACAGAAACTATTGATCCCGGTTGCCGGTGAAAATAAAGGACAGGTAGTTTCTCCTTCGCAGAGTGCCAATGTTCCCCAGTCCTCCCAGTCACCTCGTCCCTTTCAGCCTTTTCAATCTTTACCGGCAGACCAGAATACAACATTCCAGCATACCGTAGTGCTTGGTGAGACTGTGTACGGTATAGCCAAGATGTACCATACTACTGTGGATGAGATATTCCGTCTTAATCCGGGAGCCAGGGAGGGGATTGCTGAAGGACAGGTGCTTACTATTCCGCAACGGCGGGTTATCAGTCAGGAAAAAGAAGAGAACTATCGTTACCATACCATACTTCCTAAAGAGACGCTCTATTCCGTATCGAAAACCTATTCCCTGAAACCGGAGGATGTGATGAGGGCAAACCCCGGACTGTCTGTGGAGACATTCCAGATAGGAAAAACTATTCGCATTCCTTTTTTCGAATCGTATGAGGTAATCTTACCTTATGAAGAACAGACCACTAACATTATCCATAAAGCCAGCAGGGGAGAAACTCTCTACAGCATTGCAAAACGCTATAATGTGGAAGTACAGGAAATCCAGCGGTTGAATCCTATGCTTGAAGGGGGATTGAAGAGCAATATGGAGTTGCTGGTTCCGGTAAAAAGGATTCTTGTAGAGGATGATTCCAGATCGAATGCAAATGAAGCGAATCGATTGCTCACTCAGCAGATTCCGTCAGAAAGGGTCAATGTGATGAAAGTGGGATTGCTGTTACCATTCCTGGACGAGACGAGAGGCTCTCATTTGCGTCTTCAGGAGTATTATGAAGGTTTTCTTCTGGCGGTGGAAAAAATGAAGAGCAACGGAGCCAATATAGAATTGTATGTTTTTGAAATTGGCAAAGGAGACGACACTCAGAAGTTGCAAAGTTTGCTTGGTACAATGGAGATGCAATCTCTCAATCTGATCATCGGTGGTGTCAGTGATGCACAAATCAAGATGCTTTCAGATTTTTCCAGGTCCCATAATATGAAATATGTGGTGCCGTTCTCGCAGAGTAACGGAGAGGTGCTGAACAACGGAAACCTGTTCCAGGTAAATCCTGTGCAACATATGACTTATATCAAAACTGCTTCTGTTTTCCTCCAGACGTTCCGCAATGCCAATATCATTTTTGTGCAGGGAGGTGCGAATGATAAAAATGAGTTTATATCCCTGTTGCAGAACGACCTTCGCAGGAATAACGTCAGATATGAAACGTTGAATGCCACAACCACACTCAGTAGTACGATCCTTGCGTTGATGAGCAGAAGTAAAGAGAATGTGATTGTGCCGGCCAGCGGTGATTCCGGATTGTTGCGTCAGATAACGGATGAATTGAGGAAAGTGCAGGAGTCTGATTCCGGCTTTGCCATCCGCCTGTTCGGTTATCCTGACTGGCAAGCCTATTCTAATGTGAAAGAAGATTACAGCCTGTTTAATACTTATATCTTCGCTCCTTTCTTTGCTAACGAACAGAGCCGTGACGTGGAGGCTTTCAAAAGCAATTTCCGTAAGTGGTATGGTCGGGATCTTCTGGAAACGTTTCCCAGCTACGGTATGTGGGGCTATGATACTGCTTTGTTTTTCCTGACGGCTTTACAGCGGTATGGCAATAATTTCGAGCAAAATATAGAACGGGTGAATGTAAATTCACTCCAATTCCCGTTCCATTTCGAACGACCCAATAATTGGGGTGGTTTCATCAATTCCGGACTCTATTTTATTAATTATAGCACGGACGGAAGAATCATTAAAACCGATAAAAGCCAATGA
- a CDS encoding catalase translates to MDAEELKKQKDKADQRKMTTVAGAPVGNNQDSMTAGPRGPMMLQDVWFLEKMAHFDREVIPERRMHAKGSGAFGTFTVTHDITQYTKAKIFSEIGKKTEMFVRFSTVAGERGAADAERDIRGFAMKFYTEEGNWDLVGNNTPVFFFRDPLKFIDLNHAVKRDPHTNLRSPNNNWDFWTNLPEALHQVTITMSDRGIPRSYRHMHGFGSHTFSFINAENVRHWVKFHFVSQQGIENLTDAEAEMVVGKDRESHQRDLFEAIGNGNFPKWKLYVQIMTEEQAENMPYNPFDLTKVWYKADFPLIPVGEFELNRNPDNYFQDVEQAAFNPANVVPGIGFSPDRMLQGRLFSYGDAHRYRLGVNHHQIPVNYPKGVDKANYHPFHRDGQMRVDGNQGATLHYEPNSYNVWQEQPEYNEPVQKVDGDIKRWDFREDDDNYYEQPGKLFRLMTPDAQQRLFENTARNMGSSDEIIKIRHIGNCYKADPAYGRGVADALGIPYGKAGIE, encoded by the coding sequence ATGGATGCAGAAGAACTGAAAAAACAGAAAGACAAGGCGGATCAACGGAAAATGACCACCGTTGCAGGTGCGCCGGTTGGCAACAACCAGGATTCAATGACGGCAGGCCCGCGGGGGCCAATGATGCTGCAGGATGTATGGTTTCTGGAAAAAATGGCTCATTTCGACCGGGAGGTAATTCCTGAAAGGCGTATGCATGCGAAAGGATCGGGTGCATTCGGCACATTTACCGTAACCCATGACATTACGCAGTACACGAAAGCCAAGATCTTTTCGGAAATCGGCAAAAAAACGGAAATGTTCGTTCGTTTTTCTACCGTTGCAGGTGAACGTGGCGCGGCAGATGCCGAACGGGATATCCGCGGTTTTGCAATGAAATTCTATACTGAAGAAGGCAACTGGGATCTGGTAGGCAACAACACGCCTGTTTTCTTTTTCCGGGACCCGTTGAAATTTATCGACCTGAACCATGCGGTAAAACGCGACCCGCACACCAACCTGCGCAGTCCCAACAACAACTGGGACTTCTGGACGAACCTTCCCGAAGCGCTCCATCAGGTAACCATCACCATGAGCGACAGGGGTATTCCCCGCAGCTACCGCCATATGCACGGATTCGGAAGCCATACGTTCAGCTTTATCAACGCAGAAAATGTGCGCCATTGGGTAAAATTCCATTTTGTTTCACAACAGGGAATAGAAAACCTTACTGACGCGGAAGCCGAAATGGTGGTGGGAAAAGACCGGGAAAGTCATCAACGGGATCTGTTCGAAGCGATCGGCAATGGTAATTTCCCGAAATGGAAACTCTATGTGCAGATTATGACTGAAGAACAGGCTGAAAACATGCCATACAATCCGTTCGACCTTACCAAAGTGTGGTATAAAGCGGACTTTCCGCTTATTCCGGTAGGGGAATTCGAGTTAAACCGCAATCCCGATAATTATTTCCAGGATGTGGAACAGGCTGCTTTTAATCCGGCCAACGTGGTGCCGGGTATCGGTTTCTCGCCCGACAGGATGCTGCAGGGACGCCTTTTCTCTTACGGTGACGCTCATCGCTACCGCCTCGGGGTGAACCACCACCAGATTCCGGTAAACTACCCCAAAGGCGTCGATAAAGCAAACTATCATCCTTTCCATCGTGACGGACAAATGCGCGTGGACGGAAACCAGGGTGCTACCCTGCATTATGAACCGAACAGCTACAACGTGTGGCAGGAACAACCCGAGTATAACGAACCGGTACAGAAAGTGGACGGCGATATCAAACGGTGGGATTTCCGCGAAGACGACGATAATTACTATGAACAGCCGGGTAAGCTATTCCGACTGATGACACCCGATGCACAGCAACGTCTCTTTGAAAACACGGCACGGAACATGGGTTCCAGTGACGAGATCATAAAGATCCGGCATATCGGTAACTGCTATAAGGCCGATCCGGCCTACGGAAGAGGAGTGGCAGACGCGTTGGGTATCCCGTATGGAAAAGCAGGTATCGAATAG
- a CDS encoding threonine aldolase family protein, translating into MRSFGSDNNSGVDPQIMQALMSANNDHTIAYGDDPWTHEAKGAIRTLLGEKEVEPFFLFNGTGANVVALQACTLPFHSILCAATAHIAVDECGAPVKMTGAALKEIPTPDGKLTPALVRPYLHGFGFEHHSQPKVIAISQTTELGTLYTPQEIKALADLAHNHDMILFMDGTRIANACAFLDVPLREMTVDAGVDIFTLGGTKNGLMFGEALVPLRKELAENMRYYRKQTTQLYSKMRFISAQFIPYLNENIWLKNAKRSNDAAQKLYDEIDRIGGIEITQPVQSNALFLILPREITDKLRERYFFYDWDESRNEVRLVCSWDTTDEDIRDFVDYLKELIS; encoded by the coding sequence ATGCGAAGTTTCGGAAGCGACAATAATTCCGGTGTAGATCCGCAAATCATGCAGGCACTGATGAGTGCCAACAACGACCATACCATAGCGTATGGCGATGATCCATGGACCCATGAGGCGAAGGGAGCGATCCGCACGCTTCTTGGAGAGAAAGAGGTAGAGCCCTTTTTTCTATTTAACGGTACCGGAGCCAATGTAGTGGCATTACAGGCTTGTACATTGCCTTTCCATTCAATCCTTTGTGCTGCTACCGCCCATATTGCGGTGGACGAGTGCGGCGCACCTGTGAAGATGACCGGGGCAGCGTTGAAGGAGATCCCTACACCCGACGGTAAACTTACCCCTGCTTTAGTGCGTCCTTATCTGCATGGCTTTGGCTTTGAGCATCATTCCCAGCCGAAAGTGATCGCTATTTCACAGACCACGGAACTGGGCACGCTTTATACTCCCCAGGAGATAAAAGCACTTGCCGATCTGGCACATAATCATGATATGATCCTTTTTATGGACGGTACACGGATAGCCAATGCCTGTGCCTTTCTGGATGTCCCGCTGAGGGAGATGACTGTTGATGCCGGGGTGGATATCTTTACGTTGGGAGGCACGAAAAACGGACTGATGTTCGGCGAGGCGCTTGTGCCATTGCGTAAGGAATTAGCTGAAAACATGAGGTATTACCGGAAGCAGACCACTCAGCTCTATTCTAAAATGCGGTTTATCTCCGCACAGTTTATTCCTTACCTGAATGAAAACATCTGGCTGAAGAACGCGAAAAGATCCAACGATGCGGCACAGAAGCTCTATGATGAGATAGACAGGATTGGAGGGATAGAGATTACACAACCGGTACAGTCGAATGCTCTCTTTCTGATTCTTCCCCGGGAGATTACTGATAAATTACGGGAGAGATATTTCTTTTACGATTGGGATGAATCCCGGAACGAGGTTCGCCTTGTGTGTTCGTGGGATACTACCGATGAAGATATCCGGGATTTTGTAGATTATTTGAAAGAATTGATCAGTTAA
- the mazG gene encoding nucleoside triphosphate pyrophosphohydrolase: MDNRQQKLEAFGRLLDIMDELREKCPWDREQTNESLRANTIEETYELAEAILNNDNAEIKKELGDLLLHVVFYAKIGEEKQAFDMADICNSLCDKLIFRHPHVFGDQQADSAGMVEQSWEQLKLKEKGRKHSVLEGVPAALPALVKAYRIQDKARNAGFDWNQRHDVWDKVKEELGELEVEIEKMNSDRIEAEFGDLLFSVINAARLYKVNPDNALERTNRKFIYRFDYMEKKVKEQGRSLKDMTLDEMEVIWQEAKRMQADDL, encoded by the coding sequence ATGGACAACAGACAACAGAAACTGGAGGCATTCGGCCGTTTGCTCGACATCATGGATGAGTTGCGGGAGAAATGCCCCTGGGACAGGGAACAGACCAACGAAAGCCTCAGGGCAAACACCATAGAGGAAACGTATGAGTTGGCGGAGGCGATCCTCAACAACGACAATGCCGAAATCAAAAAGGAATTGGGAGATCTGCTGCTACATGTGGTATTTTACGCTAAAATAGGGGAAGAGAAGCAGGCATTCGATATGGCCGACATCTGTAATTCCCTGTGTGACAAACTGATATTCCGTCATCCTCATGTTTTTGGCGATCAACAGGCCGATTCAGCCGGGATGGTAGAACAGTCCTGGGAGCAACTCAAACTGAAAGAAAAAGGAAGGAAACATTCGGTATTGGAGGGTGTACCTGCTGCCCTTCCCGCACTGGTGAAAGCCTACCGGATCCAGGACAAGGCACGCAATGCCGGATTTGACTGGAACCAACGTCATGATGTGTGGGATAAGGTAAAAGAGGAGTTAGGAGAATTAGAGGTCGAGATTGAAAAGATGAATAGTGACCGGATCGAAGCCGAATTCGGCGATCTGCTTTTCAGTGTCATCAACGCCGCCCGCCTCTACAAGGTAAATCCTGATAATGCGCTGGAACGCACCAACCGAAAATTCATCTACCGTTTCGACTATATGGAGAAGAAGGTAAAAGAACAGGGACGATCGCTGAAAGATATGACGCTGGACGAGATGGAAGTGATCTGGCAAGAGGCGAAGAGAATGCAGGCGGACGACCTTTAG
- the dnaB gene encoding replicative DNA helicase, whose translation MERQKRKSAVKVVEKTVAAPDIGKLPPQARELEEAVLGALMLEKDAYSVVSEILKPESFYDPSHQLIYDSIQGLAMQQKPVDVLTVVEELKRRGELETAGGAVYIAELSEKVASAAHIEYHARIIAQKSMARELIAFSSDVSQQAFDETVDVDDLMQETEGRLFEISQRNVKKDVIQINPVIREAMNNIQLAANRKDGMSGLPTGFKELDKLTSGWQRSDLVIIAARPAMGKTAFVLSMAKNMALDFEQPVGVFSLEMSNVQLVNRLIVNVCQIKGESIKSGRLSEDEWERLDKNHKFLYNAPIYIDDTPSLSVFELRTKARRLVREHGVQILIIDYLQLMNASGMSFGSREQEVSMISRSLKGLAKELNIPIIALSQLNRGVESRQGHEGKRPQLADLRESGAIEQDADIVCFIHRPEYYRITEDERGNSLVGIAEIIVAKHRNGPTGIASMRFDNEYARFQNLDDYAVGRNYVERPSRMNAQSKPADSSTDSSFSSSGLVPQGNDPLPF comes from the coding sequence ATGGAAAGACAAAAAAGAAAATCTGCGGTTAAAGTAGTTGAAAAAACGGTTGCAGCACCCGATATTGGCAAGCTACCTCCTCAGGCAAGAGAACTGGAGGAAGCGGTGCTTGGGGCACTGATGCTTGAAAAAGATGCTTATTCGGTTGTCAGTGAAATATTGAAGCCGGAAAGTTTTTATGATCCTTCCCACCAGTTGATCTATGATTCCATTCAGGGGCTTGCCATGCAACAAAAACCTGTGGATGTCCTGACGGTTGTGGAGGAACTGAAACGGCGGGGTGAGTTGGAGACTGCCGGGGGGGCGGTCTATATTGCCGAACTCTCGGAAAAGGTAGCCTCTGCTGCCCATATAGAATATCATGCCCGTATCATTGCGCAGAAATCTATGGCAAGAGAGTTGATCGCTTTCTCTTCGGATGTGTCGCAGCAGGCTTTTGATGAAACGGTGGATGTGGATGATCTCATGCAGGAGACTGAAGGGCGTCTGTTTGAGATTTCTCAGCGGAATGTGAAAAAAGATGTGATCCAGATCAACCCTGTCATCCGTGAGGCGATGAATAATATTCAGCTGGCGGCTAACCGGAAAGACGGGATGAGTGGTCTGCCGACCGGTTTCAAGGAGTTGGACAAACTGACGTCGGGCTGGCAGAGATCCGATCTGGTGATTATTGCTGCGCGTCCTGCCATGGGGAAGACTGCTTTTGTATTGTCAATGGCAAAAAATATGGCGCTTGATTTCGAGCAGCCGGTGGGTGTTTTTTCACTTGAGATGTCGAATGTGCAGTTGGTGAACAGGCTAATAGTGAACGTATGCCAGATAAAAGGGGAGAGCATCAAGAGCGGTCGTCTTTCTGAAGATGAATGGGAACGGCTCGATAAAAATCATAAGTTCTTGTATAATGCTCCTATTTATATCGACGATACGCCCAGTTTGTCGGTATTTGAGTTACGTACCAAAGCCAGGCGGTTAGTCCGGGAACATGGTGTGCAAATACTGATCATCGACTACCTGCAGTTGATGAATGCAAGTGGAATGAGTTTTGGTAGCCGTGAGCAGGAGGTGAGTATGATCTCCCGTTCATTGAAAGGATTGGCCAAAGAGTTGAATATCCCCATTATCGCCCTGTCGCAGTTGAACCGTGGAGTGGAATCACGACAGGGGCATGAAGGTAAAAGGCCGCAACTGGCCGACCTGCGCGAGTCGGGTGCAATTGAGCAGGATGCCGATATTGTTTGTTTCATTCATCGCCCCGAATATTACAGGATTACTGAAGATGAACGTGGCAATTCGTTGGTGGGTATCGCTGAGATCATCGTGGCAAAGCATCGTAACGGCCCTACCGGTATTGCCAGCATGCGCTTCGATAATGAGTATGCCCGTTTTCAAAACCTGGACGATTATGCTGTGGGAAGGAATTACGTAGAGCGTCCTTCGAGGATGAATGCCCAGTCGAAACCGGCTGACTCATCCACCGATTCATCCTTCTCTTCATCCGGCCTCGTGCCACAGGGGAATGACCCGTTGCCATTTTAG
- a CDS encoding DUF2461 domain-containing protein gives MKEIPSFTGFKPETVRFLQELKENNYKQWFDEHKTVYQEVLLQPFRALAVMLSPSMYNIDPMFDLRPQKMLSRIYRDIRFSSNKAPYKTSMWLNFQRMTTHWENFPGYFAEFSDEYFMYGMGLFMPKRKVTDHLREEIGYNPESFKEMAQTALDTGFEVAGETYKRPLSNDLPEFYQPWMQRKNIYVLKTLPLTDERLFNEAIALQLIEDFTQIADLYHFMVKIVQETVSPDH, from the coding sequence ATGAAAGAGATTCCATCCTTTACGGGATTTAAGCCCGAAACCGTACGGTTCTTACAGGAACTGAAAGAAAACAACTACAAGCAATGGTTTGATGAACACAAAACCGTTTACCAGGAGGTACTCCTACAGCCGTTCCGTGCGCTGGCTGTCATGCTTTCACCATCCATGTATAATATTGATCCGATGTTCGACCTGAGACCGCAAAAAATGCTCTCACGCATTTACCGCGATATCCGATTCTCTTCAAACAAAGCCCCGTACAAAACCAGTATGTGGCTGAATTTTCAGCGTATGACCACACATTGGGAGAATTTCCCCGGTTATTTTGCTGAATTCAGCGACGAATATTTCATGTACGGAATGGGGCTTTTTATGCCCAAACGGAAAGTAACAGACCACCTGAGGGAGGAAATTGGATACAATCCCGAATCGTTCAAAGAGATGGCACAAACAGCATTGGATACGGGGTTCGAGGTAGCCGGAGAAACCTATAAACGCCCGCTGTCCAATGATCTCCCCGAATTCTATCAGCCGTGGATGCAACGTAAAAACATATATGTACTCAAAACACTGCCGCTGACGGACGAACGGTTGTTCAACGAAGCTATCGCGCTTCAGTTGATAGAGGATTTCACACAAATCGCCGACCTGTACCATTTTATGGTGAAAATCGTACAGGAAACGGTATCCCCAGACCATTAA
- a CDS encoding DUF2179 domain-containing protein, translating into MFEFLDVYPWLLPFIIFFGRIIDVTLGTLRIIFVSKGAKNIAPIIGFVEVFIWIVIISQILVRANDIVSYLSYAAGYATGNYVGILIENRIAYGILLCRIYTQKNGKELVQMLNQVNFGATMTHGTGSTNEVDIIETVVDRKEMKTLALMLTQFDSNIFYVVEDVRTKKNGIFPKRKTILSRWRVGK; encoded by the coding sequence ATGTTCGAATTTTTAGACGTTTACCCCTGGCTGTTGCCTTTTATCATTTTCTTTGGCCGTATTATCGATGTTACTCTGGGTACCCTGCGAATTATTTTCGTTTCCAAAGGGGCAAAAAATATAGCCCCTATCATCGGTTTTGTAGAGGTCTTTATCTGGATAGTGATTATCTCACAAATTCTGGTCCGTGCCAACGACATAGTATCCTATTTGTCGTATGCCGCCGGTTATGCCACGGGAAATTACGTAGGTATCCTTATTGAGAACCGGATCGCTTATGGTATTTTGCTCTGTCGTATTTATACGCAGAAAAACGGAAAAGAACTGGTGCAGATGCTCAATCAGGTGAATTTTGGCGCTACGATGACTCACGGCACGGGTTCGACCAATGAAGTGGATATCATAGAGACCGTTGTGGACCGGAAGGAGATGAAGACGCTGGCACTTATGCTGACTCAATTTGACAGCAATATTTTTTATGTGGTGGAAGATGTACGCACCAAGAAGAACGGTATTTTCCCGAAACGGAAGACGATCCTGTCGCGCTGGCGAGTCGGGAAATGA